From Gadus morhua chromosome 14, gadMor3.0, whole genome shotgun sequence:
CCATGTATACAAAGCAACCCCTTTGGGATGTATGGATAACATTTGAATGGAAAAAGAAAGCATAACACCGGCTGACATGTAATACGTAAACATATAAATCCAAGGATCCCACTGGCTTTCCCTGCACTCCTCTTaggacggggtggggggggagggggctccgTGTTAGCCGTGTTGTCTTACGGCGGCACGTCATGAAATCGCGTCCAAACTGTCCTTTTTGTGTCACCTTCTCACGTTTCCACCCCGGTCATGTCGGTCCTcgttgtttccccccccccgccattgTAGAGATTTCAGCTCCCTCACCGAGGAGGACGCCGCCGCCAACCTCCAGCTGGCGTTCGACGTCGGCCAGCGGGAGTTTGGCGTGGCGCCGTTCACGTCCGGACAGGAGCTGTCGGCCGCCCCGGACGTGGACAAGACGCAGATGATCCTGTACCTGTCAAAGATCTACGAGCTGTTCCGCGGCACGCCTCTACCTCAGACAGGTACGGCGCTGCCTGTGGCGTGTgtaacctcccccccccgtcataAATCACATGTGTTTACATGTCATGCATACCAGGATGGATCTGCATGACGAAGATGGAACAGCCCCCAGCTATTCAAAGACGGCAATCCGTCTACCCTAAAGCCAACACGGCCCACACTGTCCGCAGGGCTTTGTCCCTAAAGTAGAACAGGACAGTGGAGCCGTGGATATATTTACCTGGCCTATATACACACAGTATGTTCTTAACCGGCCTCCTTTCTTGGGCCCTCCCTGCATTGACTTTTGCCGGTTGACCTGGTATGCAAAAGCAAGACTGTTTAACGAGGTGTGAAGTCTTGCTCCGGGCTTCCTGCAGCAGGGCGCTGGTGTGGCAGATCTTAATAAGAacctgtgtatgtgcgtgaggGGAAGGGACTGGCTAGTTGCTCCATAAAACGAGAAGTTTTAAATTGGAGTGTTTGTCTTAGATTGCCTAGTCACATACAACGCATGATGTGATACTATGATGAGGACAGCATTTTGGTATTCACATCATCGATTAGGGAAAACATCAACGCTACGTTTGCCTAATGTACAAAAAAATAAGCTGACTGCTATGCATACCTAGTTGAATTGCTATGACTCTGGAAATGCATGAATTTGACGTATTTATATCCATGGAGGAGCTAAATCCAGTGACTTATCGACAGGTTTAAGGGTTGCTGATGAAAACAGTGTGGAGTATCCGTCGAACGACCCGAGACACATGACCAATGGGATTAATGTCTCTCAACCACGGAAACGAGTGCCCAGGGTAATGTGTTGCTGGATATTGCCATTTGACATTCTTAACAACTTGTGACGGGCTTCGGGAATAATACCCTTTATATCCCTTTTGAAAAAGTTTGATATTCGGTGTGATGTTCTTTCCCTCCAGTGCGTCAGCGTAGTTTATGTGGTATTTTTGGTTGGCTTGTGCTTATTAAATTACTATtaacaggaggagaggaaatcGGAGTGCACCCCGGAATCAGTTTACAAGCGGCGGCGAAAAGGAGGCAGCAGTAGCCATCTGGACGAGGTTTGTGAGGCCTTTTCTTTATTCTTCCAACACTTCAATCACTCTGCAACTGAATGAGAACTCTTTGCTGGCTGTTTATTTGACTGTGAGCCTGGACCCTGTCTCCCCTGGTGTCCCCCTCCAGGCCACTCATCTGCAGGCTTCCCGGGACTCCTCCGCGCTGCTGGAGGAGACGGCCCCGCGGGAGAACAACCGGGTTCGCTCCATGGCCACCCAGCTGCAGGCCATGTTCGAAGGCACCGCCGCTAGCACCGTCCGCAGACATGTGAGCATCACCGGGACGATGGAGGCCAAACCTTCTCAGGGGGACGGGGCGGGTGAAGTCCAGAAATAATCGTTGGCTCAcaagatactgtgtgtgtgtcctctgcgGTACTCCTTGTTTAGAAACTGCCTGCCTGGACTAGCGGACGAACAAAGTATTTGGATTTATGTCCAATGTAGTTTAATTCCATTGAATAACTGAGTATGAGAGCTAAATGGTTTGGTTGATCGATATTTCTTCTATCGTCTGTTATCCCTGTCCTCATACGCTTGCCTGTTCTTTTCTTTTCATGTGGTAATCTTTCGACCGTCTTCCAACTTTTCCGACTTTTCACTGAATGCCACCCAAATCAGACCCTACAGTCCTTCACACACTACCCTGGCATGACGGAGGATCCCTGTAGCGAATCAAGGGTGTCGGCCCCGCCCAAGCCCTCCCTCAAGGTACAGATAGAACAGGGAAAGATGGAAAAGTATTTGATCCGATAACCATTTAACTTGTGGGCTGTAATATATCACTGACCTCTGTCACTGAATTTCCAcgcgcccctccctcccccccacacacacacttttccagTTTAAAAACTTTGATAAAGGCTTGCCAGAGTACGCAGCCCTGCAGCCACCTAAAGTGCCGCCCAAACCCCGGAGCAGGGTCACGCAAACATTGCCTCATAGCGAGCACCCCTCCGACGCCACTCCCCTTCAGCAGCACCCTCTTTGGGAAGGCCGACGCGCCGAGCAGAGCGCTCAGACGCAGACGCGCGCTCAGACGCCGACCGCGCGCCGGTGTGCGGAGGCGGAGTACGcagacctcccctcctccccctctcccccctcccgccgCTCCGCTGTCCTAGTCATGAGAAGAATGCTCCTCCGcctgagggaggtggaggagcacaTCTCTGAGGTGAACTACTTTTCTTCCGTTCTCTTCCTGTCCACTTTGTCTTCACTCTTCTAcctctgtcctctcactttatcctcttttttttcttcttttcttgaCTTTCGGTGCTTAACGTGTGCGTGCATTTTATTGTCGTTAGTGATGTCAGTCCTGTAATTTCCCCCCGCTTAACCATAATGGCTTGAGCAGGTCGCCGCAGGCGGGTTAGGAACCGGTTCGAATTGTTCCTCGCAATAGCCCTGACAGGCATACAGTTCTATACAACTACTTGCAGAGCAGCGGGCCTATGAAACAAAAAGTTAATTTTTTCGAATGTGAGTCAACGTGCTAATTTTGGCCCGTTTTGAAAAATTGGCCATGAAAATTATTATTCAAAggaaaaagcatatttttagaTGCCTGCTCCTGGATGAGGGAACGACCCAGCAGACTTTGTTGGCTACGGCTTCTTCCTAGGTATGCGTGTGTCAAAATCCACCGCAGCCTGAACCCAGTATGATGATGACTTCTTATTTACCCACCGGGGGTGTAAATGAAGGTAATGGAGAGGCCTGTGCTTTGCACAGCAGCCATATTGTTCCCTGCACAGTACGTTCAAGATCTCACGGTCCTCTTATAATTGGAAAGATAATACAGAGAACTCTTTCATCATAATGATGTAGTGTTgtagtgtgctgtgtgtgtgtgtgtggttgggtgtgtgtgcgtccatctctTCATCTCATTCAATTTCTTTGTTCCTTTTCAACCCTGTGACTCTGCAGAAGAAGGCTCAGACTCAACATGCTAGGGAGTTTCAGAAAAAGAGTATAAAGGACAAGGCACATCATCTTTGCGATTTGTTGGATGCCACTAATGTACCCAAGGTGACTCTCTGAAAAGCTCGACCTGTGTACCTCGTCCTACTTGCGCATGTGCACGCCTGACCCCGACCCCTAAAGACTGCGTTCACACCGTAGGTCATGCAGTGTTGGGTGTGGCTGCTGGACGCATCATGTTTTTGCACTGGGACCCGTGTCCAACAGCTGTGCTAACTGATTGTTCTGCTGTAGTGACTCGCACGTGATTCAAACAGCAACAAAGACGTCCCTCAGTGAATTATCCTGCTAATAGGACTCGCGTCATGATAGTGAGATGGACAAATACAGTGACCAAGTTTCAGACTTAAAAGAAGCATGGTGCTTATTGGACAGCAGCCATAGCCATCAGATCGGACTTTTCACTATCTAGCTACTACAGTTTCTTCTAAAGTCCCACATTGGGGCACTAGGCGTGCATGGAGTACATGCCACGCATCAGAAATCAAGTTCAACATGTGGCGCCTCACACCACACCTCTATACTCGATCTAAGCACAtatcccaggtgtgtgtgtgtgtgtgtgtgtgtgtgtgtgtgtgtgtgtgtgtgcgcgtgttttcTTCCTCGCATGAGACTTTAATGTTTAGCATAACTCCCTCATGAATTTCACAATTGATGTAAATTATCCTTGGAGGCAAGAATGTTGAGAATGTACTGTGTGTCAAAGGAGTTCTGTCAAATATAAACAAACGGTTCTCAGTAGAAGAAACGATTCCCCTAAAGCCATTCACGCAGCTTTCACACTACATCTTGTTTTAACAGACATTTACAcctcattattttatttattttttcaaaatggCATTTTCCTTTGGGGAGAAACAAGTCATTTATAAGTGAAGGAAGAGATACAACTTCTGCTTCTCTGTGTGGTAAGACTTTGATTTCTCTAACTGCAAGTGATTGACTCCTAACAATCCTTATGCTGCACCATGATGTCACCGCCCCTTGCTTTTCACCTCAATTATCTTATTTGTGTCTAACCAAAGGAACAGAATTCCGCCTATCTGCAGACTTTCTGCTATGGGACTCAACTCCCTGCCCACTAACCCGACTTTCTGCCCATACGCCAAATTTCTATCCACACATCCAGCTTTCTGCCCACGTTGGAAAAGGGATGTGCCACTTAATAAAGAGACGATGAGAGATGAACCATCGCCACACGAGTGGTTTTCTGTATTCTGCAGCAAGCCACTCACTTATCACATTGATGCTCCCAAAATACATAGACGCATGTAATTATGATTGACTTAATCCATAATTGAAAATATGTATTGTCAAcactttattatatatactCACAATTGCTTAATCtgcaatataatatatttatttatcattctcattttatataatatatatctttttatcATCGCTCAAGTCAAATATATGGATAGGTATTCATAATATTCCCCCTTAGAGTCAgaccttttattattttatcaacAGTATATTCAGATTGGGCCGTGTTGTAACTCATGCGTTGGTTACCTTGGTTCTACAGGGAAGAATGATGGGCATTTCTGTGGTGGCAGCCTGAGTTCAGATGTGGAGGAATGTAGGAGAACCGCTATCGTGGTCACCAGATGTTCTCTCCAATGCTCCTCTTTTAGTTATCAAGAAGGAGAGGATTAGAAGGAAATTGATAACTTCAGAGCAACCATATCCATCATTCAAATGGGAAAATATCTACACAGGGTGCAGGTCATAAAGTCCCATGAAGGTCGATGTAGAAAAATGATTTTGTTCTTACTAATATCGTCCTGTTTGTTGTAAACACGCATGTCTGTGTTCTTGTGGTTGCTAAATGAGCATACAGAAGGGGAAAGTTTCTTCTGCAGTCCCACTGTCAACAGACATTACTTAATgcccctctctctggctgtgtTGCCTAGGGGTCTGTCCATCAGCCACCGCCACAGTCCACAGATAAGTGTCACTCCTGTGGGAAGCGCGTCTACGTGGTGGAGAGGATCAGTACCGAAGGCCTCTACTTCCACAGGGAGTGCTTTCGCTGCAAGACCTGCAATTCGCCACTGAGCCAGGGCGCGCATGTGTATGACTCTGAACAGGGTATGTATCGCTTTAAAGAGTCGAGGCGGGTGACGGTTTAAGGGCTGCCAGAGATTTTACTGAAATggcaaatatgtgtttgcttttACAGGAAAACTTTATTGCAAAGCACATTTCGTGCAACATAAAAATGGGACCCATCTCCGAAGAAATATAAACGGGCGCACAGTAAGTTGTTTTTTGTATACTATAATGTGCTATTACAGTACAATGATTTTTCTCTTGGGTTTTTATGCACAGAAGAAAAGTAGAAAACACAAAGCAGTGACCGGAATGCAGCAGACTACGATCAACTCGGATGTAATCTTCCTTCCCCTTCCTGTGCCATCATCAGGGTTCTTGCGACCGCCGGGACTCTGTTGAGCCCACATCCTGTAGTACCAGTCCGGAGAGGCCCCCCCACTGCCCCACTGATGCTAAGACGAGCCCCTCACCAACAGGTACCCTCACCTCACTGCTCAGGAAGGGCCTGAGCTGGCCCATGAGTTTGACCCGCGCTGCGTGCGGGGCCCCTAGGCAACTGAGCGGCTGGCTGCAGCGCCGCACGCGGGCCCTAGGCGTGCACGTCAGGGCCAATGGCCGGGACTATGCATTCCTCTACGAGCTCCTGAGCGTGGGCTTGcccctgctgctggtgctgcaggGAGTCCTGCAGCAGATGTATGTGGAGGCTGCCCCGGCCGTGGCCCtgtgtttacagcctgcgcgccgGTGGCTTGAGGAGAATGCTGGCCTCAGGCTCACATAGATGCTGTGCTcgcctgctcctccctctcgccTCCACACACTCCGACACCACGATCACAAGTGCAATCAGAGCTTCTTTATGTCCGCCATGGGATGGCGACAACTTTGTGACGCACGGAAGCACCTTCTCACAGCAACACCGATGTCTTGTTTTCatgtttatgaaataaatatatattttgaaaacAAGACTTTGACCAAAGAATATACATAAAGATGGTTCCCGTGGCagcctccttttttttttttttttttttttttttttttgagtttaAGATTGTTTTGTATATTTGGACTCTTAAGATGTTTTGTATATCTTCATATTTATCAAAGAAGTGTTTCAACGCTGGAAAGATGTTTTTTGGTATTTTCATAAAACAGGGCTATGCAGTAAAAATGTGCACAGATTGTTTCAATAGGTGCTACATGACCAGAGAAAAAAGGTAGGGTCGCTAATGCTGAATAAGGTTGACCTAGACAGGTTAAAACTCTCCTATCTTTAAAAGTGTTATGTGGGCTTAGGACACACTTGAGGGTAACTTACTGACTGGACTAGCGTAGTTGAGGGGCATAACATGGACATTGGTACCTTTCTGTGGTGGATAGGATAAAGAAATTTGCGTTTACTACTTTACAAAATTACAGAATGGATGTTCTTCCTAAACCACGTATGTTTACTGAGATTTTTCTTAAATCTAGACATTTTAGTCGTATTATCGTTGGAACTTTTCTGCCATCTGCTGTTCACTTCACGTAGGCAAAACGAAGTGTagaattcaattttattttattttaactacAAAACATTGTACTCATGCACCTGATAAATCATTTGTCATAAATGATTAATtccattatatatttttatttaatgtgCAGATGTGATCTGAATGTTGGAATATAACTATATAGAAGATTGTTACCATCCCCTTTATATAGATGTATTAACTGTGTTGTGCTTTTTAAATGAtacataattaataataaagtaAATGTTTTGGGAAATGAAAAGATATtacttttctattattatttgtattttaatgtCTCAGTTAATATACACCGCAATGGTGCACGCAAAGAACAAACAAGGTCCCAAGATCAACTTTACATTTCTTCTTTTGATTGTGATTTTCTTTTGTCATCTTTCTCCCAAAATGTCCCTGAAGCTTTATGACGTTTGAGTTGCGGAACCTTCTGGATCATTAAGGGAAATTACATAATGCAGGTGATTGCACCTGCATGTCTTGTTGATGCTGTGGTGTGGCTGCAGTTATACCCGATTATTTACGTTATCCATTTGCTCTGAACCATATTGTCTAACATGTTGTGTGTGACACTAAAAATGAATAAAGGTTTGAAGTGTTGCCAGGCATTTTGGGGTTTTGCAAGACAAAATATGCACGCCTAACCAATGGCTCCTATGTACTTCATTAGTATACCACCAGGGGGCACTCCTGTCTCTATATTCACGTTTGTATTCTCTGCATGGTTTACAATCAGTGGAAGCATTCTTGTCTGTACATTTACAAGGGTTTACAGGATTTCAAATTTGAGTACAGGTAATAGATTtgataaaaagaaaatgaataacATAGATATTTCCCAAATATATGGCTGTGGATTATTGTTGGttaaagcagcctcacctggcttgagtctgattggacttgCGCTGGGCttggctgcacacctgttgttcATTGAGTAATCAATGCGCCCAGGCTCAACcagcctctctcacacacacacacacacacacaggagagatctcctgcatggcaacatggagcaacCAGCGTCCTGTATCATATCTCCAAACGATTCGATAAACCGTCTTTCAACCCTGCATCCTTGTGTTCGGAGGAGCCCAGaaaagccacctaggtggaAGTGTGGCAGCCACCGACATTGCTGcactccacctaggtggcttttCTAGGCATTTTCAGGTGTGGAGCCTCACCCGGCCTATACTCCAATCAGCCTCGGGCCAGAAGGGCCTGctcaaaccagccatcatccacacactccaCAATGGCAAATTAACTAGGCTTACTATTCAACCCAGTTAGTTACTTGgttaataaattaaatcattcGATATAATTAGAGAATTACTTGATATTTTGAGAATGGGAGATATTCTGGGTGAATAACTGTCTAAACTATTTATATTTACCTCTAATGGTTAATGATGTGTGACATGGTTTGTTTCTTATCTACCTTACTGTTCATTGAATGTTGAGTCTAAGGAATTTTAGCCATACAAATATGTTTCGGACAAAGTTATACCGAAATGTAAAACCAACTAGTTCTAGCAACACAAGCACCTTTATGGTGTTTAATCAATTATCTAATTTTCATCTAAATGTAATCTAAACTTCAGACCATTCATTGTGTGCTGCATTATATTTGTACCCATAAGGTATGTGCTTGTATAAGAGTTCCCTGATATTCACATTTTTCTACGTTCACATTTGGTAAACAATATGAATTTGAGAGATTTGGATAGTCTCATGAGGCTATTCAACATGCAATCTCTCTTAGCCGAAGATGACGGAGGACTATAAAGAAGACCCGGACAGCTGTGGCCTCCATCACTTCCTGAGATAACCTTTCTCAATTCTTCTTCTGTGTGGTGATCATTTAGAATTGAGAGCACTGATCTGACATGTATGACTATGTAAAAGGTCTTCATATCGATGAGCAGCATTCAATGGAGGTTCAAATCGAACAGTGGTCAAACTACATGAAGGGTAATTTTAGATATTAACTTTTTGCATGAATTTTATTTTGGGGAAAGGTATTTTTGGCTGAACATGCACAATGGGTGAACAATGGCTTCAAGGCATAGGCCCTACATTAAGTATGTCCCCGTTAACATGAGAATGCCTAATGGGCTTATATCAGGTTTTCTGAAGTGAGAAAAGCTTCAACAAGCAAACACATAACATGGTATACTATACTGTTTCAACCAATTAAGGGGCACTTTGTGTGGTCCTATATGTGATGTATATCTGATCTCTGGCCATGTGAACAGTCTGGAGACAGATCTGGCtaagtaaaacaataaaaattaGGTTAAGTATTCTTTCAGACCCTGATAGAAACCACGATAACTGTAGAAATACATCTCTTCATACTTGTTCAATACAATGATAAAcaatgctcacacactcacacaaaacttTATCCACTGGAATTTTTTTGCCTCCTTTAAAAGCCTTTTGTAAAGGAAATGTGTTTATCTGTTGCATAGGAAGTTTTTCAGGAATGCAATTGAAAAACCCTGCTTCTGTtgataaaaatgtgtttctttcttaATAGTTCATTGCAAAATAACCTTTTTAGCATTGCTTGTAAATCATCCACACCCTCTGCGTTAAGTGTCCTTGACTTGGTGATGGCAGTTCAGTTGGAAACTTATTTTCACAGTTAATACTGATGTGGAACATTGGTAGTGTCTCATAGTTAATAAAAATGTTATTGTTGTATTATCAAAATTATATATTATGATCACAGATaaaagtgtgcgtgcgtgcttgcgtgcgtgcgtgcgtgcgtgcttgcgtgcttgcgtgtgtgtctgtgtgtgtgtgtgtgtgcttgagagaGGATTTTCTACTAACAGACACTATCCTGCAGCTGCCTGTAATGTTGACTAAATGATCGCTGACCATTACTGTGAAATAGTGGGAGGTAAACATTGCAAGTTTATCTTCTTGTAtggtatgttttgtttttgtattgctCTATAATTCTATTGTGTTAGTTGTTTCCATATTCTACAAATCTTTTCAACTATGAATTTAATAAAAATACGATAAAGAAATATATCTTGTCAAATTTCTTCAAACCTTTAGACATAAACATACCATTGATCTTACATCTAGACCTAGACTTTGGCACATGTTGCATAACAAAACATGCatcacatatacagtatatcaatGGAAACGGTTTCTTTGAGCCACTTTTTCCACCATGCCTGGATGCAAGCAAAGGTGCCAGATGTATACCCATAGGTCATCTGTCCAATTGGACTCAATTGGATCTTCTAAACCAAACCGTGCAGAGCCATTGAGAGCCCAGCATACCCTCTGTGCTTAcgcaattgaaaaaaacagaGATCCCATTTAAAAGCATTTAACCAATTCAAACTGCAAGTATAATCTGCTTTGCATTGAATTTTGTGCATGTAAGAAGCCCTTTGTTTTATGCCTGGAGAAGGTAG
This genomic window contains:
- the mical2a gene encoding F-actin-monooxygenase MICAL2 isoform X1 codes for the protein MGDMTADPKDLVMKLFENFAQAPACKCTLQAFNVMCAQLGLDPLEHITFYSSLKDKMTTWKAKALWSKLDKRFAHKEYKKGQACVGTKCLVIGGGPCGLRTAIELALMGAKVVVIEKRDSFSRNNVLHLWPFTIHDLRGLGAKKFYGKFCAGAIDHISIQQLQLMLLKIALIVGVEFHINVEFVKLLEPSEDQENEALGWRAGILPADHPVANFEFDVVVGADGRRNTLEGFSRTEFRGKLAIAITANFTNRNTTAEAKVEEISGLAFIFNQKFFLDLKEETGIDLENIVYYKDKTHYFVMTAKKQSLLDKGVVIHDYVDTQSLLCSNNVNQEALLCYAREAADFGTNYQLPTLDYATNHYGQPDVAMFDFTSMHASEHAAVVRERHGRHLLVALVGDSLLEPFWPMGTGCARGFLAALDTAWMVRGWAQERPVLELLAERESIYRLLPQTTPENLAKNFDLYTIDPGSRYPNKNFSSVKAKQVRHLYVTRELNACPLQRSATIRRPVNIDRRESEIRPGRLLTWCQKQTEGYRNVSVTDLTSSWHSGLALCALIHRFNSQLVDFSSLTEEDAAANLQLAFDVGQREFGVAPFTSGQELSAAPDVDKTQMILYLSKIYELFRGTPLPQTGLRVADENSVEYPSNDPRHMTNGINVSQPRKRVPREERKSECTPESVYKRRRKGGSSSHLDEATHLQASRDSSALLEETAPRENNRVRSMATQLQAMFEGTAASTVRRHTLQSFTHYPGMTEDPCSESRVSAPPKPSLKFKNFDKGLPEYAALQPPKVPPKPRSRVTQTLPHSEHPSDATPLQQHPLWEGRRAEQSAQTQTRAQTPTARRCAEAEYADLPSSPSPPSRRSAVLVMRRMLLRLREVEEHISEKKAQTQHAREFQKKSIKDKAHHLCDLLDATNVPKGSVHQPPPQSTDKCHSCGKRVYVVERISTEGLYFHRECFRCKTCNSPLSQGAHVYDSEQGKLYCKAHFVQHKNGTHLRRNINGRTGSCDRRDSVEPTSCSTSPERPPHCPTDAKTSPSPTGTLTSLLRKGLSWPMSLTRAACGAPRQLSGWLQRRTRALGVHVRANGRDYAFLYELLSVGLPLLLVLQGVLQQMYVEAAPAVALCLQPARRWLEENAGLRLT